A section of the Humulus lupulus chromosome 2, drHumLupu1.1, whole genome shotgun sequence genome encodes:
- the LOC133814487 gene encoding uncharacterized protein LOC133814487: MALSAKNKTTFVDGTLPRPIASNSLFLSWTRCNNMVMTSFSIEITQSIMFHDHASDMWTDLSKLFNQRNGPRVFQLKTHLHALQQGDHSVNNYFTKIKTLWDELKEFQPTTFCTCGALKSIHEFYNQDEVHQFMTSLNESYNSVRAQILLLDPLPPISKVCSMIVQGERQRTLGSSIPPLASVVQPHPNPNSQNN, from the coding sequence ATGGCACTTTCTGCAAAGAACAAGACAACCTTTGTTGACGGTACTCTTCCACGACCTATTGCTTCTAATTCTTTGTTCTTATCATGGACTCGATGCAACAACATGGTGATGACTTCGTTCTCTATTGAAATCACACAAAGCATCATGTTCCATGATCATGCCTCAGATATGTGGACTGACCTCTCGAAACTCTTTAATCAAAGGAATGGACCTCGTGTGTTTCAATTGAAGACTCATCTTCATGCTCTTCAACAAGGAGATCATTCTGTGAATAACTATTTCACCAAGATAAAGACACTTTGGGATGAGCTCAAAGAATTTCAACCCACGACATTTTGTACCTGTGGAGCCCTAAAATCGATTCACGAATTCTACAACCAAGATGAAGTTCATCAGTTCATGACTAGTCTCAATGAGTCATACAACTCGGTAAGAGCTCAAATCCTTCTTTTAGATCCTTTACCCCCAATTTCAAAAGTGTGTTCTATGATCGTTCAAGGAGAACGCCAACGCACCCTTGGGTCTTCCATTCCACCTCTTGCTTCGGTTGTTCAACCCCACCCTAATCCCAATTCTCAGAATAATTAA
- the LOC133816162 gene encoding polygalacturonase At1g48100, with product MSTLKQRSLSLIIIVFIALLVWCSCLKPCHARQGKQYYHKIASTDKLGGGSTANSAIFNVLHYGAKGDGRADDTKAFEAAWGAVCKVKASTLTVPSGSVFLVKPISFSGPNCQSDIVFQLDGTIIAPTGSASWSSGLLQWIDFTKLERITIKGKGVIDGQGSVWWNDSPTYNPTEDLEESKSGKMQGTKPTALRFYGSNGVTVTGITIQNSPQTHLKFDDCTNVQVFSVSVSSPGDSPNTDGIHLQNSRDVTIYGSNLACGDDCVSIQTGCSNVNIHNINCGPGHGISIGGLGRDNTRSCVSNVTVRDVKLQNTLTGVRIKTWPGGSGSVQNVMFSNIQVSEVETPIKIDQFYCDKSKCSNETSAVAVRGIQYKSITGTYTKEPVHFACSDSLPCTGVSLNTIQLKSVQERQQLSGPFCWKAYGVLETATVPPIDCLNSGTTVQTKSESC from the exons ATGAGTACGTTAAAGCAAAGGAGTCTGTCATTGATCATAATTGTTTTCATTGCTTTATTGGTATGGTGTTCGTGCTTAAAACCTTGCCATGCTAGACAAGGGAAgcaatattatcacaaaatagcATCAACTGATAAGCTTGGCGGCGGTAGTACTGCAAACTCTGCCATTTTTAATGTCTTGCATTATGGAGCCAAAGGTGATGGACGAGCAGACGACACAAAG GCGTTTGAAGCAGCGTGGGGAGCAGTTTGTAAAGTGAAGGCGTCGACACTAACGGTTCCATCAGGGTCCGTGTTCCTTGTCAAACCAATCTCATTCTCTGGTCCTAATTGTCAATCAGACATTGTATTTCAG TTGGATGGCACGATTATAGCTCCAACGGGCTCTGCATCTTGGAGTTCAGGTCTTCTACAATGGATTGATTTTACAAAGCTAGAAAGAATCACAATCAAAGGAAAAGGAGTTATTGATGGACAGGGCTCAGTTTGGTGGAATGACTCCCCAACATACAACCCCACAGAAGATTTG GAAGAAAGTAAAAGTGGGAAAATGCAGGGCACCAAACCAACG GCTCTGAGGTTCTATGGAAGTAATGGTGTGACAGTGACTGGGATAACTATTCAAAACAGCCCTCAAACACATCTCAAATTCGATGATTGTACTAATGTTCAGGTCTTTAGTGTTAGTGTTTCTTCCCCTGGTGACAGCCCTAACACAGACGGTATTCACTTGCAGAACTCTCGTGATGTGACCATCTATGGCAGCAATCTAGCATGTG GAGACGATTGTGTATCTATACAAACCGGATGCTCAAACGTGAACATACACAATATCAACTGTGGACCTGGACATGGGATCAGCATTGGTGGTCTAGGGAGGGATAATACTAGATCTTGTGTGTCAAATGTCACTGTCCGGGATGtcaaattacaaaatacattaacTGGAGTTAGAATTAAAACATGGCCG GGAGGCTCAGGCTCAGTGCAAAATGTTATGTTCTCTAATATTCAAGTATCTGAAGTGGAAACACCAATCAAGATAGACCAATTCTACTGCGACAAGAGCAAATGTTCGAATGAGACCTCAGCTGTGGCAGTTAGAGGCATACAATACAAAAGTATTACAGGAACTTACACAAAGGAACCAGTTCATTTTGCTTGCAGTGATAGTTTGCCCTGCACTGGAGTGTCTTTAAACACCATACAGCTGAAATCAGTCCAAGAAAGACAGCAATTATCTGGCCCTTTCTGTTGGAAGGCATATGGAGTGCTTGAGACTGCCACTGTACCTCCGATCGATTGCTTGAACTCCGGCACTACGGTTCAAACTAAGAGTGAATCTTGCTGA